The Eublepharis macularius isolate TG4126 chromosome 12, MPM_Emac_v1.0, whole genome shotgun sequence genomic sequence gcctgagtaactttaagcacatctgtgagaaatactgagttaaagaaagaggctaactgtaagccttagaagagatctgtgtgaatgagagtaaatgaagtaactttaagaaccgagaactacatttatgaaaccgatacacttcatgactaaataaaagtttatttttgttttgttatatcccagtgtagctgtcattgctatatcctattcctatcctcagggccacatagaaccacgaaggagcctgacgcttaggaacgttaccaaagggaaaacttaaataaaatatattggaatataatattcctggtggcagctaactatccagagggtgttaagggaaagattaaaagaaatatctactcaaagaaagtaaaggtcataggCTGGTTTGgcaagggatcctggaggtgtttcaccatcttctgggcacagaggaggggtcactggggcagttgggggggtatttgtgaatttcctgcattgtgcagtttggtgtagtggttaagggcgcaggactctaatctggagagccgagtttgattccccactcccacttgaagccagctgggtgaccttgggccagtcacagcttctcagagctctctcagccccacctacctcacagggtgttttgttgtggggataataataacatactttgtaaaccgctctgagtgggtgttaagtcatcctgaagggcagtatataaattgaatgttattattattattatttggaggatggagtctggagagggcagactttggggaggggcctcagcaaggtataatgccatagagtccgtcctccaaagcagccattttctccaggggaagtgatctctgtcacctggagatcagttgtcattccggaagatctccagccaccacctggaggctggcaacccgacTCTGGGTTGCCAAACCTCCAGGTGACAGAGTTGCAAGGGGATCTTTAACAAACGACTGAGAATAGTGTCTGTGGATTTTTGCCAGCAAACCTTCCAGAGGATGTGTTTATTGTTTTCGAGGAGATAACTGAAGATATTTACTGTACTTTTGTAATTGGTCAGTttatatttcttatttattttatttacatcatttatagtccgcctttcgcagtgagacttaaggcggattacacagcatgagattagtacagtcagtatcaaggacatttccatactgtATCGAGgacttttccataaacaatgccgtagggtaaatagatacaagtttacaaaaacatagcattagcaaggatccaaaacagagttgaagaaatgctgaaacagaacataatcagttctaggaatgACATTAGATATGAAGCACAGGtcgtatataggagtacatatttaaagcaaaagataatatgtaaggcaacatagtggtgaagtctatggtcccttacTATAGTGTGTCATTTACCTTCTTTTAACAAGAGTTTTAACAATTAAGGTTGATATTGACACATAtatatggggcgggggggggacaagcATGTCTGACCTGGCtgcttggatccatgctacagtaacatcaagacttgactattgtaatatactatacataggtctcccatctaagttaactaggagactccggTTGGTACAAAACACTGCCGCTCGGCTGTCATCAGGAGCACGCAGGAGCacgaatatcactcccatcctgcagtcactccactgactacccattagttactgtgctcagttcaaggtattggttatcacttacaaagctcttcacagccttggtcgggcatacctacgggaccgcctccctccctatgctcctccacagcagcttcgctcatctgaacaggcacCAGGGCAAAAccgacagcagcctgtacatgggctttctctgtggtggcccctaccctgtggaacggcctacttgaggaggtcaggagagcccccactctcctggcttcccacaaacgatgcaaaaccaaattattcaaaaaggctttttactcagatacaagggctgtattatagggagggggtctcagatgcttcactaatgagttaggaaccatagacctcaccgctatgttgccttacatactatctgttgctttaaatatgtgctcctatgaactaCTTGTACTTCACattgcctaatgtcagtcctagaactgtttatgctctgcttcagcatctcttcaactctgtattggattcttgctgatgTTATATCTTTCTAAACTTGCAGttctttaccctatggcattgtttatggacatgTCCTTGATACTTAAATGTTCAAATCTCACACCTtgtaatctcccttgagtctcagtgagaaaggcggactgtaaatgacataaaattgtcatttaaaaataaaattgtttgtGGGTTATAAATGTTTGTTATTTCACATGCAATATATGAACACTAGCTAGATTTATACTTAAGGATCCACAGTTGTATTTAGTTGTTCTGttaacctctaggtggtggctggagacctcccagaattacaactgatctccagagtacagagctcagttcccctggagaaaaatgactgctttggatggtggaccactgagccccgtggcgcagagtggtaagctgcagtactgcatcccaagctctgctcacgacctgagttcgatcctgccagaagccgggttcaggtagctgtctcaaggttgactcagccttccatccttccggaggtcggtaaaatgagtacccagtttcctgggggtaaagtgtagatgactcgggaaggcaatggcaaaccaccccataaaaagtctgccaaaaaaatgtcatgatgcgacttgacccatgggtcagtaacggcTCGGtgcttgcagggggggggggatggtagactctgtggtattataccaTGTCCTCCCcagggctccacccccaaatctccaggaatttcacaacccagagttggcaaccctacggggCTCAGCAAGCTGTGCCGTGTGCTTGGCTACAAAACGCTGTAACAGCTTTGTATTATATTGATTCCAACCTACCTAgatcctggtagggttgccagctcccctggagatttgggggaggggggagcatgaagagggtgggtttggggagacgagggacctcagtgaggtatgatGGGGTGGATAAGGGCTACTGCAGCTACTCAGTTGCAAACagctctgcatatgctcagaggcactgtCTCTATTCCTTCATAAATTCAGGCCTGAGCATCAAAACAAGTtctggaggaaagtgaaaataatcTTTTGATTTCAAGTCAACTTGTTTATACAGTTTATTAAATCCATGTTGATTTAATGGCAAGTTTCATTAGGATTGAGAGATAAAATGTTCCtattataaatattttgtatACCTGAAATTCACATCTTAAATGTTACGTTTATCACATTTCAGATGGTCCTCGTAatgtgttgtgtgttatgtgccgtcaagtcgcctccgacctctggcgaccctgtgaatgaaagacctccagaacatcttatcattaatagacttgctcagatcctgcaaactggagggcctggcttcttttattgagtccagccctctcgttttaggtcttcctctttttattttattcgatttgtattccgccctccctgcaccagcaggctcagggcatattttcctactgccttccacttttcctagcattattgacttttgcaaatgtttttttctggatttttgtcccccttcccttttttcctgttgtatcactattttcttttcttttttaaactaatttaaaaaataatctctGGGATACAGATATGGTTACTATCAAGCCCTTTGTGTTCAGACTTGCCCGCACCATCCAGGCTACCTCTGGGCCAGTGTTTGATTTCTAAACTGCCAGGGCTTGGCGCTCCAGCCCCTCTTCCTTCTCCCCGTTTGGTTGCTTTAAGTGATGGAGGCATTTTGTGCATGGCCAAAGGCGACCTTGTTTTTATAAACACTTTGTGTTCCAGGCTGCCAGCAAACCCCTAAGGCTGCCTCCAAGGCCCCAGTGAGGTTTTGAAACAGGGCTTCTGTTCTTCTGGCAGGCGATCCCGGGGTTGCCCCACCCCCGGCTTCAGCCTCCATCTTTaatatggtaaagagtccaggagcacctttaacactaaccgattttattgtagcgtaagcttttgagaaccacagctctcttcatcatgcatctgatgaagagagctatggttctcgaaagcttatgctacaataaagttggttagtctcggggctttttttcagctggaacgcagtggaacagagttccggcacctcttgaaaatggttacatggtcggtggccctgccccctgatctccagacagaggggagtttagattgccctccacgccgctggagcagcgtggagggcaatctaaactcccctctgtctggagatcagggggcggggccaccggccatgtgaccattttcgctgagggcaatttaaactttaaaaaactccccccttgttccagctgacccaaagtgacgtcattgtgcggtcctgagttctaccacctcttttcccagaaaaaaagccctggttagtcttacaggtgctactagactctttactattttgcaactacagactaacatggctaacatgGATCTGACCATCTGCAATATGGAGACATTACTTTTGGCCTACTTTACAGGAATGCTGTAAGCATTACTGCCAGAATGCGGGCAACATTTGGCGAGGGGATATGGCTCGGAATGCCGAAGGTCCCGGATTCACGCCATGGCACCTCCAGCTATAAAAATAAGgcggcaggtgatgtgaaagaccccttcCTGAGACCCCGGGAAGCCCCTGCGTCTGAGTAAAGAAAGCTGACCGTGATGGCCCAAGAATTTcattcagcagaaggcagcttcgtATGTGACCAACCTGTTTCGATCACTCTGAAAGCATTATGGAAAGTTGCGAACAAGGTGGCAGCCCCACCCTGAGCCTATTTACTCAGACCATAAGACACAAAGAGGTCAATAAGAGTTATTTATTCAAGGTGCCTGCAGGACTGCAGCTGTAAAGAGAATAGAAATGCAAAGAACGCATCCCACAACCGGCGAGGCTGCACGGAGCTTTTCTGAGAGATACTCAAAATacctctgaaggggggggggtggcggttTGGACAGGAAGCAGAAGGCAGGGTGCCAAGAGGCTCAGAAGCAACAGCTTGGCCTTCTTTGTAACAGAGCTGGGAAGTGGAGAAGCTGTTTGCATCACGGAACCAAGTTCAGATTTGCAGCCGCTTGGAGGAAGCTGGCTGGTCCATTAGGAAGCAACTACTTAACGGCCAGAAACGTCTTCTTCGGTGTAAGCAAAAGCTGAGATGAGCAGGAGGTGGGATTCTACACCCACTGAATTCCTGTGACACACaacacttccccctcccccagtaaaaAATAGTTGAGGGGCAAAAAGGGAGGCAGGAAGCAATTATCTTTGAGATACACTCAGACTGAATTTAGGGGGGTTTTATTAATAAAAGTTGCATTTCaagatctgtaaaaaaaaaaagaaaccattggaacaacaaaaacaaaaatcaaattaaaaaaaaaagacccaaCTTCATTTCTTGCTAATATACAGaattcattatatatatatttttccatAGATAATTCTAGGCATTTTCTCCATCCACATGGGAACGGAGGAGTCAGCTTATCTCCTTCCAGTGTTAGGCACCAGGCACAGAGGAGAGAGCGTGTCAGCAACGCCGGAATTCCAGGGACACCGTTCCCCACTCCCTTCACCAGGCCATTGTGGGCCAGCTAGCAAATCCACTTCAGAGATCTACCGGAGAGATCCAACCTTTGAAGGCAGCTGGCCAACCACAGCTAACAgtgaaatgctaagcagagttactccagtctaagcccattgatttcaatgggcttagactggagtaactctgcttaggatttcacggtAACTCTCCTACCTCCGACTTGCATTAAGAGGACACCTACTGGTGCAGGGAAACTTGTCTCGGCCCCGTAGAGAAAACCTTTTCTGGACACTTCTCTCTCCCACCACGTCCTTAGACAAGGATCGTTTTCACTCTCTGTCCCAAGGAAGGCATTGGGTCAAGGAAGGATTCAGGGAGTgtagcccagagctggcaaagtCTCCCCCAAACCTGGAACCCTTTAGAGGGAAGCCCCAAGGAACAGCGTGGTGTTAGCTGTTGGGCCACTTGGTGTCTGTGAGGCCAGCTCTGCTGGACCTTTCGTCAGTTAGGGAGTTTTTTCCTGGTTACCTAGGTTGGGTGACCAACCCCAGCTACTGCGTAAGGACTCTGAAGGAAATAACTAAGGCGTGGGGAGCAGGGCTTCACAGTTTCTACTTGGTCAGGAAAAGGAGCAACATTGGTTCAGCAAAGATTTTCTGTTGGGAGGAAGGGGTGCCTGAGGGACAGAGCCTGGTGTCTCCTCAACTGGCCAGATATCCTAGCCAATAGAAAGAGAACCAGGACATAACGGTGCCTAGCGAGTTGGTCACAATTCAACCAGTGAGAGCAGAGTAACAAGCTTTTATCCCCAGCACCTGAGATCTTGACCAGTAAGAGTGATgagagaggggaggaagaaaTTTGTAGCAGTGCCTAAATGGCTGGGATTTACAAGGCTCCCTGATTGGCTAGCTGTCCTGATCAAGAGGAGAGGTGAGCTAAAGGACACAATTTCCCCCACTTCCTGATGAATGATTGCCAACACCAGCAGGACAGTTCTCAAACAAACCCACCCAGCAGAAAGGTAGATCACAAAGAGCCATGTTTTCAGAGAGCTCCTGGCCAAGGTGAAGGCTGTTTCTGGCGCTATGCCTAGGCTAGCCAATCGGTGGGGAGGTACCACTTTGAGCCACGCCCATCTCAGCCAACAGGAAAGCCGAGCTTTATTGCAGACCCAGTCAAGTGGAGCGGAGAAATCGCTTAGTCCATCTTGAGGTTCACGTAGATGTAGCGGATGAACTTGAGGGAGGCAAAGAAGGAGATGGTCCCAAGCATGAGGAAGAAGACGTAGCCCGTGAGGAGCGAATAGCCAAAGAACTCCACAGTCTGCACCACGCCGGACATGTTGGAGCGCCGGGAGTAGTAGAAGACGGAGTAGAGGAAGATGAAGAGGCCGGTGGAGCCGGCGCTCAACACCGATCGCCACCACCAGCGGTAGTCCTCTCCCGAGAGCTGGAAGTAGGTGAGGGCGATGGAGATGCAGGCCCCGACGCTGAGTAGGATGGCAAAGACGAAGAAGAGGATCCCGTAGAGGGTGTATTGCTCCCGGCCCCACACCGTGGCGAAGATGTAGTAGAGTTCCACTGAGATGGCACTGCCAAGAGAGGGGGGGACATGTCAAGAGCTGCCACCCTCTcccatccccacccacccacccacccacatggGGCCCCCTTTGAAAACAGACTGGTAATTGAATTATATGGAAGCCTCTGGCAGATGTgtacccaggttccaatcccctaTGCTGCGACGGAAGCTTCCTGAGAGAcgtactcagcctaacctacctcatatggttgttgtgaagagaaaatggaggagaaaatgatGCGAGCTACACCGagtcccccattggggagataggCAGGACACAAAATGAACGAATTAAAAAAGTATAATAAACCTAGCTGTTCCACGCCCATTTTCAGCTCTCCCCTTTCCACTGGGCcagactttattttaaaaaaacggggcaaCATGGGCAGCTTGGAGACAGGAAGTTGGCGGCTCAGGAAGGCAGGAAATTGCTTCTCCTAGACAACAAGAAGtagatgcaaaatagtagagtccagtagcacctttaagactaaccaactttattgtagcatgagcttttgagaaccacagctctcttcgtcagatgcatcgtcagctttcgagaaccacagctctcttcgtcagatgcatcgtcagcttttgagaaccacagctcttttcgtcagatgcatcatcagctttcgagaaccacagctctcttcgtcagatacaataaagttggttagtcttaaaggtgctactggactctactattttgtgactgcagactaacacggctaactcctctggaagaaGCAGATGGGGACAGGCAGGTTCCAAGAGCTACAGGACATGGAGAACACTATACAAGAAACGCCTATTCTTCCATTACAAGAGGGCAGGTAAGTCCTGTGGAGGGTACAGGAGGGGAAGTGAGGCAGCCAGCAACCCAGGAAGGGCTCCCTCTCCTTGGTGTGGGGTCTCACCTGAAGGGCAGGAAGCCCCCAATGGTCATGTGCACTAGGGTAGACTTATACCAGGGCTGGGCTGGGATCTCCCGGGCAATGTTCTTGGTGCGACACGGTGCGTCAAAGGGGCCTGCCCGGTTCTTTCCGAAGATGCCCCCGATAACTGTGAGGGGGAAGCCAACCAGGAGCCAAacggtcagcagcagcaagatGGTGGTAGCCGGCAGCGCCTGGGTCGAGCCATTGGCCCAGTGCACTGAGTTGACGACACTCCACGTCAGGAAGAACGGCGCtgaacagagagaaagagagaccgaCAAGTGCCAGGGTCAGCAGCAGAGCCGTGGAGGAAATACCGTTCCCACTGGAGAGCGCAAGGGTTCAGCTTCAGGGATGAGCAAACTTCAGGGATGAGCACACAGGGTCAAACTAAGCCCTTGAGAAattcataacaataacaacaacagtgcttatataccgctcttctaaacagattagtgcctcacttgGTGCAGCGAACAAAGTCTGtgctgttatccccacaatgcagctgtggctgagaggaatggcttacccaacgCCTCCtgctgagcaggtggcagtagtgggatttgaaccagcagagtgctgactcgcagCCCAACCACGTAACTGCTATGCTATACCAGCAACACATGCATAGTTCTAGTgcttatgagagccagtttctGGATCAGCttctcagtgctctctcagccccacccacctcacaggctgattgttgtgaggataataataacacactttgtaaaccgctctgagtgggcgttaagttgtcctgaagggaggtatataaattgaatgttgttactgttgtGACTGCCATCATGCGCTCACTTTTTCAACACTTTCCTGTGACAAGCAGCTGACAAGCAGTGCCAGAGGGACTTCCCAAAGGGAACCAGAGAGACCCACTCCTCCTCCCTTCCAAACTGTAGCAAAGGAAGCCGAAGAGCCCCTAATCTATCACGTTCCAGAAAGGATAAGGATAAGCATTATTATGACCGAAGAGGCTTACAGTCTCTCTCATTTCTAAAGATTTCAGGTGTCCCAAATTGCTTCTCTTACTCAgatattaaaatcaaaaagagtccagtagcacctttaagactaaccaattttattgtagcataagctttcgagaatcaagttctcttcgtcagatgcctgatacggagactggtcaaatacagaagaggagggaactaaaggaactaacaacagaccaccactggttgtcacctatagctcccagctcaaacccatccaacgtatcatcagtgagctacaacccatcctggaaaatgatacctctctctcagaagccctgggtggaagacctttccttgcctacagacagccccccaaccttaaacgacttctcactaacagccatgaatcggccagcagagtcaccagcacaggtaccaggccctgcaacagacccagatgccagctctgcccctatatctacccagggaatacaattacaggacccaatggcatcaactacactgtctctggctcttacagctgctcatcctccaatgtgatatatgccctcatgtgccaacaatgtccttctgctctgtacattggacaaaccagccaacctctacgcaaaagaataaatggacacaaatctaacattagaaatggaaacgtccagaaaccagtgggagaacatttcaatctaccaggacattccatcaaagacttaaaggtcgctgtagttcaacagaaacctttcaaaaacaaaatccaacgggaggctgctgaactggaattcatatgcaaatttgactctgtcaagctgggactgaatagggactatgaatggttatcacattatcacaggtaacagatttactttacagaggcggggtctgggggagctcagtggtacctggcgtgggctttcgggaaccacagatctctttgtcagatgcatctggcagggagagctgtggttaccgaaggcccatactgcattggaattggatggtctagctgtttggcctctacaaactaacagggcaaactcctttgaagccaactgatacacacaccaaaaggagatgtttacatatactagcaaaggaatgttttggttgcaccctccccctccccccctaattgtctcttctctctcctccccttctttccctcctcttctgtatttgaccagtctctgtatcaggcatctgacgaagagaacttgattctcgaaagcttatgctacaataaaattggttagtcttaaaggtgctactggactctttttgattttgcaccacagactaacatggctaactcctcagaTATTAAATTATTCTTTCTTGTGTTATCATAGAGATTCCAGAACACAAGAGAGACTGGATAATCGCTCCACTTCATTGAGATCTTGTTCCCACAGGGCACTTATAGATGCCCTTCCTTTACCTTTCTAGAGGCTACTGAGAACATCCAGGGGATTCCAGCCTATCTCACACACAGCAGCCACACAGATGTGGGCAGAAACGCCTTGCTTCCATTGGACACCAACATCTACGCACACCAACCACCACCACACCTCTCCCAAAGAGAACCACAGCGTGGCTGACAAAATCCAGCCCCTCCTTCTCCAGTGGGGGGCTGGGTGGGGGTGCCACGAGAGTCAAAATTCTGAGTTACTGAAATCAGCAAGCAAGAATGCCTCGTTGTAAAGGCAAGAATTTTAGAACTCAAACACCAGACTGGCCGAAAAATTACTCAGATAATAACATATTCAGGCAACAGGAAAGCAGCCCCCTAACCCTGTCACATGAACAGGTGAAGCGCTTGCAGAGTTTCATTCtatcttgtatttttaaaaatattccaaaCAGCATGCACAGTTAAGAGACTTATCAATGttgtaagcaagcaagcaaggagaaAAATACATTTCAGCAGCTCAGAAGAAAGGCTCTGGCACGCAGACGCTATTCAAGAGGAGACAGAGAGTGCCCCAGGCCGTCAGGGCCTCAGAAGGTCCTTCGCTAAGAAAGATGGCTCCCTTTGCTTCCTGTTGGCCGTACTCCCAGAGAGCTCAGCTAGATAGGGGCCTTACCGGAGAAAAGGCTGGTGGTTAGCAGGATGTTCCAGACCCAGCGCTCACCACCAATCTGGCGGTAAAAGTTGCTGGACACATAACCGGAGATGCAGCAGGTGAGAGCATAGAGGAGGATGGCGGCGGAGTTGATAGCGCCGTGCCGGTGGACGTTGAACATGCCCAAGAGGGCCATAATAATAATGCCGGTGCCCAAGGCCAGGAACTGGCTGCCCACGCCAAGCACCGCACAGAGGAGGGTACGGCAAGGTGGGAAGCGAAAGACGTCCGTATGGATGATCTTCCACCCGTTGTCCCCTTGGTCAAAGTCATCCCCTGAAGATGAAGAAGAGGCCTCTTCATCCAGATTATAACGGGCCAGGTCATTCTTCAGGACCCGCATGAGTATAACCACCACGAAGCCCACCAGGAGGAATACGAGCACCATGGAATTGATAATGGACAGCCAATGGATCTCCAAGGTGCGAGGGAAGAAACCATCATCTCCACTGCGGCTCCCTCGCCGCTCACCTCGCTGCTCTGAGGTGGTCTCGGACCAGCGGGCGCTGTAGGTGTGGGTGACAGAGAGTGGGCCAGGACCCCGGACATCATCCAAGCTGGTCGGCTTGACGTCACGCACGCTGACGTTAGCGTAGATGATGCGGTCCCCGTTCCATTCCAGGTGGAAGTCCAAGTGGGTCCACAGCCCGATCTTGTGGCTGTGGGGCAAGAACCCGCTCTCTTCCATGTAGCCCACAAAGC encodes the following:
- the TM9SF1 gene encoding transmembrane 9 superfamily member 1, encoding MSGLGKLFGKGKKAKAPTPQEAIQKLRETEEVLVKKQEFLEQKIQQELQAAKKHGTKNKRAALQALKRKKRYEQQLGQIDGTLSTIEFQREALENATTNTEVLKTMSDAARAMKEAHQHMDIDKVDDLMSEITEQQDIAQQISDAISKPVGFGDDVDEDELLAELEEMEQESLDKELLNVGEPTPVLPSVPASHLPSVPASKVPAAVDDDDEEMKQLAAWVSHMRAKTITVSGGFKDDAHAPQLVFSGFLVPFNWPVLRVRLAPLFLSGMKVKERDLVLGVAALVAAVASAGRGPQMASRALSSLVGFSARYLPIMASHPFLLPLFSLLYLISVAYSELRYRQGDQVMLYVNKVGPYHNPQETYHYYQLPVCSPNNIRHKSLTLGEVLDGDRMAESMYEIRFRENVDKKVLCQMNLSPQQVERLRQAIEELYYFEFVVDDLPLRGFVGYMEESGFLPHSHKIGLWTHLDFHLEWNGDRIIYANVSVRDVKPTSLDDVRGPGPLSVTHTYSARWSETTSEQRGERRGSRSGDDGFFPRTLEIHWLSIINSMVLVFLLVGFVVVILMRVLKNDLARYNLDEEASSSSSGDDFDQGDNGWKIIHTDVFRFPPCRTLLCAVLGVGSQFLALGTGIIIMALLGMFNVHRHGAINSAAILLYALTCCISGYVSSNFYRQIGGERWVWNILLTTSLFSAPFFLTWSVVNSVHWANGSTQALPATTILLLLTVWLLVGFPLTVIGGIFGKNRAGPFDAPCRTKNIAREIPAQPWYKSTLVHMTIGGFLPFSAISVELYYIFATVWGREQYTLYGILFFVFAILLSVGACISIALTYFQLSGEDYRWWWRSVLSAGSTGLFIFLYSVFYYSRRSNMSGVVQTVEFFGYSLLTGYVFFLMLGTISFFASLKFIRYIYVNLKMD